A window of Candidatus Binatia bacterium genomic DNA:
TGCGTCGGAGACGCTGCTGCGCCTCGGCGGCACGATCACGCACCACCACGCGGTCGGGCGCGACCACCGGCCGTGGTACGACCGCCAGCGTCCCGACGGCTTCGCGCGCGCCCTCGCGGCCGCCAAGCGCGCGCTCGACCCGAACGGGATCCTCAATCCAGGGGTGCTGATCGATCCGTGAGCGCGGGTCGCCGCGCGCTGGCGCGGGTGCGAGGCGCGCGGTAACGTCGCCGCGCCCGGAAGAAAGCGATGCCCCTCGATCTGCGCGACATCCTGCGGCCGGAGTCGAGCGCGGTGCTGACCGTCGAGTGTCAGCGCGGCGTGATCGGCACCGGCGGCGCGCTCTCGGCGCTCGCCGAGGCGGTGCGCGAGTCTGGCATGGTGCCGCGCATGGCGCGCGTCGTGAATGCGGCACGGGCGGCGAAGGTGCCGGTGTTCCACGGCATCGTCGTGCGGCGGCCGGACGGCGGCGGCTCGACGGTGAACTGCCGGCTGTTCGCGGTCACGCGCAAGGCGGGCGGGCCCGGTCTGCTCGCGGGCAGCGAGGCGGCCGCGCTCGTCCCCGAGCTCGGCCCGGCGGAGACGGACTACGTCGTCGCGCGTCACCACGGCGTGTCGTTGTTCCACGACTCGGAGCTCGACTCGCTGCTGCGGAGCCTCGGTGTCCGCACCGTCGTGCTGCTCGGCGTGAGCCTCAACATCGCGCTGCTCGGCACCACCATCGAGGCGGTGAACCGCGGCTACCAGGTGGTGATGCCGCACGACGGCGTGACCGGTACGCCGCTCGAGTATGCGCGGCAGGTGCTCGAGCACACGGTGCGCATGCTCGCGACCGTGACGACCTGCGACGAGGTGGTGGCCGCGCTGTCGGCACCGGGAGGGAGTGCAGCGTGAGCGATCTTGTCTTGACGGAAGAGCAGCAGCTTTTGCAGAGCAGCGCGGCGGACTTCGCGAAGAACCTGCCGGTGTCGCGGGTGCGCGCGCTGCGTGACGCCGGCGATCCGCTCGGGTTCTCGCTCGAGACCTGGCGCTCGATGGCCGAGCTCGGCTGGCCCGGCATCCTGCTCCCGGAGGAGTACGGCGGTCTCGGGCTCGGCTACGCCGAGCTCGCCGTGGTGCTCGAGGAGCTCGGCAAGGTGCTCGCGCCCGAGCCCTTTCTCTCGACCGTGCTGCTCGCCGGCAACGCGATCCTGCTCGGCGGCAGCGACGCGCAGAAGAAGGAGCTGCTGCCGCGCGTCGCGTCGGGCGACCTGGTGCTCGCGTTCGCGCACCACGAGCCGGGCGCGCGGCACGACCCGTACCGCGTCGAGACCCGCGCCGAGGCGCAGGGCGGCGGCTTTCGCTTGACGGGCGTCAAGGACATCGTGCTCGACGGCGCCGCCGCGGAGCGTCTGGTGGTCTCCGCGCGCAGCTCGGGACAGAGCGGGGAGCGCGACGGCCTGTCGCTCTTCCTCGTCGACCCGCGCGCGAGCGGCGTGACCGTCACGCGGCAGCAGCTCGTCGACCACCGCAACGCGGCGCGCGTGCGTCTCGACGGCGTCGAGGTGCCGTCGTCCGCGCTGATCGGCGAGCTCGGCAAGGGCGCCGACGTGCTCGATCCGGTGCTCGACCGCGCCGTGGTCGGGCTGTGCGCGGAGATGCTCGGCTCCATGCTGCGCGCCTTCGAGATGACGCTCGCCTACCTCAAGGAGCGCAAGCAGTTCGGCGTCGTCATCGGCACCTTCCAGGCGCTCAAGCATCGCGCCGCACGGATGTTCATCGAGACCGAGCTCGGGCGCTCGGCGGTGATGGCCGCCTCGCGCGCGCTCGACGACGGCTCGCCGCAGGCGCCGCTACTCGCGTCGGTCGCGAAGGCGCGGCTCTCCGAGGGCTTCGTGCTGGTCGCCAGCGAGGCCGTGCAGATGCACGGCGGCATCGGCATGACCGACGAGCACGACATCGGCTTCTACCTGAAGCGGGCGCGCGCGGCCGAGATCCTGTTCGGCGACGCGCCCTACCACCGCGACCGCGCGGCGACGCTGCAGGGCTTCTGATCTGCACGGGGGTCGCGCGCGCCGACGCGCGCGCGCCCTACGTGGCGCTCGGCACCAGGTAGCCCTCGAGGTGCGCGCGCAGCGCGTCCGCGTCCGCGGGCTGGCTGCGATGTCCGACGTAGCCGTCGGGGCGGAT
This region includes:
- a CDS encoding acyl-CoA dehydrogenase; protein product: MSDLVLTEEQQLLQSSAADFAKNLPVSRVRALRDAGDPLGFSLETWRSMAELGWPGILLPEEYGGLGLGYAELAVVLEELGKVLAPEPFLSTVLLAGNAILLGGSDAQKKELLPRVASGDLVLAFAHHEPGARHDPYRVETRAEAQGGGFRLTGVKDIVLDGAAAERLVVSARSSGQSGERDGLSLFLVDPRASGVTVTRQQLVDHRNAARVRLDGVEVPSSALIGELGKGADVLDPVLDRAVVGLCAEMLGSMLRAFEMTLAYLKERKQFGVVIGTFQALKHRAARMFIETELGRSAVMAASRALDDGSPQAPLLASVAKARLSEGFVLVASEAVQMHGGIGMTDEHDIGFYLKRARAAEILFGDAPYHRDRAATLQGF
- a CDS encoding cysteine hydrolase; amino-acid sequence: MPLDLRDILRPESSAVLTVECQRGVIGTGGALSALAEAVRESGMVPRMARVVNAARAAKVPVFHGIVVRRPDGGGSTVNCRLFAVTRKAGGPGLLAGSEAAALVPELGPAETDYVVARHHGVSLFHDSELDSLLRSLGVRTVVLLGVSLNIALLGTTIEAVNRGYQVVMPHDGVTGTPLEYARQVLEHTVRMLATVTTCDEVVAALSAPGGSAA